A DNA window from Bradyrhizobium barranii subsp. barranii contains the following coding sequences:
- a CDS encoding apolipoprotein A-IV repeat region-like domain-containing protein — protein sequence MANTPKKVKDPTEVALSAIQEALNISDTAADTSRNASMRNETSSPVGPPAPPIFDEPTFEPRPAANERATVFDTIEEPRSSRRAANDDRETIGRLLQALQKGRPARSVYTFATIFAGVWLAACAALTVGFLPSIQAAMGQSGGVLVIAGLIAMFFAPIMLFYFLASLVWRGQEMRMIAQAMAQVAIRFSEPEGSASDSMVTVGQAIRREVAAMGDGIERAIARAGELETLVANEVAALERAYSDNEVRIRSLLQDIAHQRDNLVGQAEQVRSAISGVQIDLRHDIALISDAIASRVDEVAKSITGALEERGAHITGALSNAGDNMILALGERGGDLLDRLEEASNETTRAVLDASERLTTSLNFKTGHVHDEFVDLADRVHEMLNERIDRITGEFEQRSAAIVDGISERTEQVHDSLKNSSDSLLLELELRSNDLSAKIDDAGNRLAGHIMTSGDKASEALDATVNTLVAKVVSQTETAHDSLSLQMSAFDELVKNQGTELVERFARDSGTLGALITRHISEFDRTVKTFGGEIVDRMGQRTQDIAESLKTYVDNFDTRFTSNGGAITAVLDQRLVQFETTVGERVTNLDASLNDKIVSLDGTIEGHIRTFDDQLVGRVAALEQSFDTRAKSVTETIDGRLNTLASSLTDGAAQAIQSIDSRLTHLTTSLTDGASQAIETIDTRLNYLATSLTDGASQTIQSIDTRLTHLTTTLSGGASQALESIDTRLTYLTTAVTNGASQAVQSIDTRLTLLTSTLTDGTAQAIEAVDRRITGVAEMIDGRSTHLTDTVTARFQDIHQAIETKVGSVANDIDVRVAQFEDLLGSRVEAVVGRIESSGRQASEDMLSRAEMISTAIRSHVEDAERSLTNLVVNTSETIQTGARTAQQSLMTVSSDVNAQLKMTSTEVERALTAVGTGAANSILSSAREAQSTLVAASGDASNQIKGLAVDVERTLSAAGSATAASILAGAREVQTTLVTASSDAANHVKTLTADVQRSLSLAGATTAESITAGARDAQSALIAASTETANQIKALSSDVQRSLSMAGTLTAETIMTGAREAQTTLVNASSDAATQVKSLAVEVHRSLSQVGQSTAETITTSARDAQSTLLSVSAEQTSQVRSLAAEMQRALATAGGATIEALTSGVREAQGTLITASTDAASQIKSLTTDIERTLTSVGADTASTILNSAREAQTSLTSTSADAASQIRTISTEIERVLSTATTNATNDIQTSALNAQNALINASNEASSRVKSSSSDVERSVLAASSSFGQAMTGKTDEIVTYVQQQADRLSNMIDAKRGALVDAIGSKTSQLTLDIDRVTSDALKSIETRGHAFSQTMMGNGSEVARTINAASEMATGAVGKSLKDLEQASRSAIDQSRQVSIAAVTEMQETSKILRTDTVALFERLREGNILLQEVLTGAHDNLNSLERALVTRVADFVSAMNDVTSRNGAATQNLEDQLNVFNTKTTRALQDLGELSTQFDAHGKALVEAAQVVEVSNKNTTASLAERKQALESLVTTIDLRTADLDQRLSRFTGLLDESLAAAEERARDIARVVAETAGAGSAAITRQFEAVRVASEEEHRQTIEAMHDIYRQTTDEADTMFKQSTEKFTNLVSSMKQMAFEMHNELEATRNELRRGVLEMPQEAAESTAQMRKVIVDQIEALAELNRIVAQHGRGLDVSTTGRASAQRQEEPLLAAVGTRNTETRGRDTGSASTLPPPDLGMPAPSRRTEAPPVAPAGNDQGRDGWLSDLLNRTDANQGAPTGREAPRGRAAPAPQPQAPQGGSNPLESLSLDIGRLMDRNLASEMWDRYQRGENKAFTKRLYTPAGQKAFDEVARKYRADRNFKGTVDRYVAEFERLLDEVARDGRGPQELRSHLTSETGLVYTLLAHAAGRLG from the coding sequence ATGGCGAACACTCCGAAAAAGGTCAAAGACCCGACAGAAGTTGCGCTTTCTGCGATCCAGGAAGCCCTGAACATTAGCGACACGGCCGCGGACACCAGCCGCAACGCCTCGATGCGCAACGAAACGTCGTCTCCGGTGGGGCCGCCGGCTCCCCCGATCTTCGACGAGCCGACCTTCGAGCCGCGTCCTGCCGCCAACGAGCGCGCCACCGTGTTCGATACGATCGAGGAGCCGCGCAGCTCGCGCCGTGCCGCCAACGACGACCGCGAGACCATCGGCCGGTTGCTCCAGGCGCTTCAGAAGGGCCGCCCTGCCCGCAGCGTCTACACCTTCGCCACCATCTTCGCCGGCGTCTGGCTCGCAGCCTGCGCCGCGCTCACCGTCGGCTTCCTGCCCTCGATCCAGGCTGCCATGGGCCAGAGCGGCGGCGTGCTCGTCATCGCCGGCCTGATCGCGATGTTCTTCGCGCCGATCATGCTGTTCTACTTCCTGGCGAGCCTAGTCTGGCGCGGCCAGGAAATGCGCATGATCGCGCAGGCGATGGCGCAGGTCGCGATCCGCTTCTCCGAGCCCGAGGGCTCGGCGTCCGATTCCATGGTCACCGTCGGCCAGGCCATCCGCCGCGAGGTCGCGGCGATGGGCGACGGCATCGAGCGCGCCATCGCGCGCGCCGGCGAGCTCGAGACGCTGGTCGCCAACGAGGTTGCGGCGCTCGAACGCGCCTATTCCGACAACGAAGTGCGCATCCGCTCCCTGCTCCAGGACATCGCGCACCAGCGCGACAATCTGGTCGGCCAGGCCGAGCAGGTCCGCAGCGCCATCTCCGGCGTGCAGATCGATCTGCGCCACGACATCGCGCTGATCTCGGACGCGATCGCCTCGCGCGTCGACGAGGTCGCCAAGAGCATCACCGGCGCGCTGGAAGAGCGCGGTGCCCACATCACGGGCGCACTGAGCAACGCCGGCGACAACATGATCCTCGCGCTCGGCGAGCGCGGCGGCGACCTGCTCGACCGCCTCGAGGAGGCCAGCAACGAGACCACGCGCGCCGTGCTCGACGCCAGCGAGCGGCTGACCACCAGCCTCAACTTCAAGACCGGCCACGTTCACGACGAGTTCGTCGACCTCGCCGACCGCGTCCACGAGATGCTGAACGAGCGTATCGACCGCATCACCGGCGAGTTCGAGCAGCGCTCCGCCGCGATCGTCGACGGCATCTCCGAGCGCACCGAGCAGGTGCACGACAGCCTGAAGAATTCGTCGGACTCGCTGCTGCTCGAGCTCGAGCTGCGCTCCAACGACCTCTCCGCCAAGATCGACGATGCCGGCAACCGGCTCGCCGGCCACATCATGACCTCCGGCGACAAGGCGAGCGAGGCGCTCGACGCCACCGTCAACACGCTGGTCGCCAAGGTGGTCAGCCAGACCGAGACCGCGCACGACTCGCTGTCGCTGCAGATGAGCGCGTTCGACGAGCTGGTGAAGAACCAGGGCACCGAGCTGGTCGAGAGGTTCGCCCGCGACTCCGGCACGCTCGGCGCGCTGATCACCCGCCACATCTCCGAGTTCGACCGCACCGTGAAGACGTTCGGCGGTGAGATCGTCGATCGCATGGGCCAGCGCACCCAGGACATCGCCGAGAGCCTGAAGACCTATGTCGACAATTTCGATACCCGCTTCACCTCGAACGGCGGGGCGATCACGGCCGTGCTCGACCAGCGCCTGGTGCAGTTCGAGACCACGGTCGGCGAACGTGTCACCAACCTCGACGCCTCGCTGAACGACAAGATCGTCAGCCTCGACGGCACGATCGAAGGCCACATCAGGACCTTCGACGACCAGCTCGTCGGCCGCGTCGCCGCGCTCGAGCAGTCGTTCGACACCCGCGCCAAGTCGGTGACCGAAACCATCGACGGACGCCTCAACACCCTCGCCTCGTCGCTGACCGACGGTGCCGCGCAGGCGATCCAGTCGATCGACTCCCGCCTTACCCACCTTACGACGTCGCTCACTGACGGCGCATCGCAGGCCATCGAGACGATCGACACGCGCCTCAACTATCTCGCGACCTCGCTCACCGATGGCGCATCGCAGACCATCCAGTCGATCGATACGCGGCTGACGCACCTCACGACGACGCTCTCGGGCGGCGCCTCGCAGGCGCTCGAATCCATCGACACGCGCCTCACCTACCTGACGACTGCGGTAACGAACGGCGCCTCGCAGGCCGTGCAGTCGATCGACACGCGCCTCACCCTGCTGACGTCGACGCTCACGGACGGCACCGCGCAGGCGATCGAGGCGGTCGACCGCCGCATCACCGGCGTCGCCGAGATGATCGACGGCCGCAGCACGCACCTGACCGACACGGTCACGGCGCGCTTCCAGGACATCCACCAGGCCATCGAGACCAAGGTCGGCTCGGTCGCCAACGACATCGACGTGCGCGTGGCGCAGTTCGAGGACCTGCTCGGCTCGCGCGTCGAAGCCGTCGTCGGCCGCATCGAAAGCAGCGGCCGTCAGGCCAGCGAGGACATGCTGTCCCGCGCCGAGATGATCTCGACCGCGATCCGCTCGCATGTCGAGGACGCCGAACGCTCGCTCACCAACCTCGTCGTCAACACCAGCGAAACGATCCAGACCGGTGCGCGCACCGCCCAGCAGTCGCTGATGACGGTCTCCTCCGACGTCAACGCCCAGCTCAAGATGACCTCCACCGAGGTCGAGCGCGCGCTGACCGCGGTCGGCACCGGTGCTGCGAACTCGATCCTGAGCAGCGCCCGCGAGGCTCAGTCGACCCTGGTCGCGGCCTCGGGCGATGCCTCCAACCAGATCAAGGGGCTCGCGGTCGACGTCGAACGCACGCTGTCGGCGGCCGGTTCTGCCACCGCAGCCTCGATCCTGGCCGGCGCCCGCGAGGTGCAGACCACGCTCGTCACGGCGTCTTCGGACGCGGCCAACCACGTCAAGACGCTCACCGCCGACGTGCAGCGTTCGCTGTCGCTGGCCGGCGCCACCACGGCGGAATCGATCACCGCCGGCGCCCGCGATGCGCAGAGCGCGCTGATCGCGGCCTCGACCGAGACCGCCAACCAGATCAAGGCGCTGTCCTCGGACGTGCAGCGCTCGCTCTCGATGGCCGGCACCTTGACGGCCGAGACCATCATGACCGGCGCCCGCGAAGCCCAGACCACGCTCGTCAACGCGTCCTCGGATGCGGCGACCCAGGTCAAGTCGCTCGCGGTCGAAGTGCATCGGTCGCTCTCGCAGGTCGGCCAGTCGACCGCCGAGACGATCACGACCAGCGCCCGCGACGCCCAGAGCACCCTGCTCTCCGTCTCGGCCGAACAGACCAGCCAGGTCCGCTCGCTGGCGGCCGAGATGCAGCGCGCGCTGGCGACCGCCGGCGGCGCCACCATCGAGGCGCTCACCAGCGGCGTACGCGAGGCCCAGGGCACGCTGATCACCGCCTCGACGGATGCGGCAAGCCAGATCAAGTCGCTGACCACGGACATCGAGCGCACGCTGACCTCGGTCGGCGCCGACACCGCCTCGACCATCCTCAACAGCGCGCGTGAGGCGCAGACCTCGCTGACGTCGACGTCGGCGGATGCCGCAAGCCAGATCCGCACGATCTCGACCGAGATCGAGCGCGTATTGAGCACGGCCACGACCAACGCCACCAACGACATCCAGACCAGCGCGCTCAACGCCCAGAACGCGCTGATCAACGCCTCCAACGAGGCAAGCTCGCGCGTCAAGTCGAGTTCGTCCGACGTCGAGCGTTCGGTGCTCGCCGCCAGCAGCAGCTTCGGCCAGGCCATGACCGGCAAGACCGACGAGATCGTCACCTACGTGCAGCAGCAGGCCGACCGTCTGTCGAACATGATCGACGCCAAGCGCGGCGCGCTGGTCGATGCGATCGGCTCGAAGACCAGCCAGCTCACGCTCGACATCGACCGCGTCACCTCGGATGCGCTGAAGTCGATCGAGACGCGCGGCCATGCGTTCTCGCAGACGATGATGGGCAACGGCTCCGAAGTCGCCCGCACCATCAACGCGGCGAGCGAGATGGCCACCGGCGCGGTCGGCAAGTCGCTCAAGGACCTCGAGCAGGCCTCCCGCTCGGCGATCGACCAGTCGCGCCAGGTCTCGATCGCGGCCGTCACCGAGATGCAGGAGACCAGCAAGATCCTGCGTACCGACACGGTGGCCCTGTTCGAGCGTCTGCGCGAAGGCAATATCCTGCTCCAGGAGGTGCTGACCGGTGCGCACGACAACCTCAACTCGCTCGAGCGGGCGCTGGTGACGCGCGTCGCCGACTTCGTCTCGGCGATGAACGACGTCACCTCGCGCAACGGCGCTGCGACGCAGAACCTGGAAGACCAGCTCAACGTCTTCAACACGAAGACCACGCGGGCGCTGCAGGACCTCGGCGAGCTGTCGACCCAGTTCGACGCGCACGGCAAGGCGCTGGTCGAGGCCGCGCAGGTCGTCGAGGTGAGCAACAAGAACACCACCGCTTCCCTCGCCGAACGCAAGCAGGCGCTGGAATCGCTCGTCACGACCATCGACCTGCGCACGGCCGATCTCGACCAGCGTCTGTCGCGGTTCACCGGCCTGCTCGATGAATCGCTGGCAGCCGCCGAAGAGCGTGCCCGCGACATCGCCCGCGTCGTCGCGGAGACCGCCGGCGCAGGTTCCGCCGCGATCACCCGCCAGTTCGAGGCGGTGCGCGTGGCGTCCGAGGAGGAGCACCGCCAGACCATCGAGGCCATGCACGACATCTACCGCCAGACCACGGACGAGGCGGATACGATGTTCAAGCAGTCGACCGAGAAGTTCACTAACCTCGTCTCCAGCATGAAGCAGATGGCGTTCGAGATGCACAACGAGCTCGAAGCCACCCGCAACGAGCTGCGCCGCGGCGTGCTCGAGATGCCGCAGGAGGCCGCCGAGAGCACTGCGCAGATGCGCAAGGTGATCGTCGACCAGATCGAGGCCCTCGCCGAGCTCAACCGCATCGTGGCCCAGCATGGCCGTGGCCTCGACGTCTCCACGACGGGCCGCGCCAGTGCGCAGCGCCAGGAAGAGCCGTTGCTGGCAGCCGTCGGCACGCGCAACACCGAGACCCGCGGCCGCGACACCGGCAGCGCCTCGACGCTGCCGCCGCCGGACCTCGGCATGCCCGCCCCCTCGCGCCGCACCGAAGCGCCGCCGGTCGCACCCGCGGGCAACGACCAGGGCCGCGACGGCTGGCTGTCGGACCTCCTGAACCGCACGGACGCCAACCAGGGTGCTCCGACCGGACGTGAGGCCCCGCGTGGCCGCGCGGCACCCGCGCCGCAGCCACAGGCTCCGCAGGGTGGCAGCAATCCGCTGGAGTCGCTGTCGCTCGACATCGGCCGCCTGATGGACCGCAACCTCGCCTCCGAGATGTGGGACCGCTACCAGCGCGGCGAGAACAAGGCCTTCACCAAGCGTCTCTACACGCCCGCCGGCCAGAAGGCCTTTGACGAGGTCGCCCGCAAGTACCGCGCCGACCGCAACTTCAAGGGCACGGTCGACCGCTACGTCGCCGAGTTCGAGCGTCTGCTCGACGAAGTCGCCCGCGACGGCCGTGGTCCACAGGAGTTGCGCAGCCACCTGACCTCGGAGACGGGCCTGGTCTACACCCTGCTCGCGCACGCGGCGGGTCGGCTTGGGTGA
- a CDS encoding MlaD family protein encodes METRANYVLIGSFTLAVIAAAIGFVLWFQSLHTTKQRSPLRVVFEGPAAGLRNGGSVNFNGIRVGEVVSVKLDNPRRVVALAMVENNTPLRKDTLVGLEFQGLTGVAAISLKGGEEAAPPPPLDEDGIPSLTADPNKLQDVTEAIRGTLQNINKIVADNQESVKNSLKNLETFTNSLARNSEKIDGVMAKVDGVMHKADSLMFGLNTLAGGKDGGELFQAVKSIRELAEDFDKRSGALMTDGRRTLGDISRAVNNFDRNPTRVLFGASNSAPAAAPPPAEPPRPAPSNERKRQ; translated from the coding sequence ATGGAAACGCGGGCCAATTACGTACTGATCGGATCGTTCACGCTGGCGGTGATCGCCGCGGCGATCGGCTTCGTGCTGTGGTTCCAGTCGCTGCACACCACCAAGCAGCGCAGCCCCCTGCGCGTCGTGTTCGAGGGCCCGGCGGCGGGCCTGCGCAACGGCGGTAGCGTCAATTTCAACGGTATCCGGGTAGGTGAGGTGGTCTCGGTGAAGCTCGACAACCCGCGGCGGGTTGTCGCACTCGCCATGGTCGAGAACAACACCCCGCTCCGCAAGGACACCCTGGTCGGCCTCGAATTCCAGGGCCTGACCGGCGTCGCCGCGATCTCGCTCAAGGGCGGCGAGGAGGCGGCGCCTCCGCCGCCGCTCGATGAGGACGGCATCCCGTCGCTGACGGCCGATCCCAACAAGCTCCAGGACGTCACCGAGGCGATCCGCGGCACGCTCCAGAACATCAACAAGATCGTCGCGGACAATCAGGAGTCGGTGAAGAACTCGCTGAAGAACCTCGAGACCTTCACCAACTCGCTCGCGCGCAACTCCGAGAAGATCGATGGCGTGATGGCCAAGGTCGACGGCGTCATGCACAAGGCCGACAGCCTCATGTTCGGCCTTAACACGCTCGCCGGCGGCAAGGACGGCGGCGAGCTGTTCCAGGCGGTGAAGTCGATCCGCGAGCTGGCCGAGGATTTCGACAAGCGCTCCGGTGCATTGATGACCGACGGCCGCCGCACCCTCGGCGACATCAGCCGCGCCGTGAACAATTTCGACCGCAACCCGACCCGCGTGCTGTTCGGCGCCAGCAACAGCGCCCCGGCGGCCGCTCCGCCGCCGGCCGAGCCGCCAAGGCCGGCGCCGTCGAACGAGCGCAAGCGGCAGTAG
- a CDS encoding ABC transporter ATP-binding protein translates to MAQETQNAIQDPIIRVRDITVQFGATRVLDGLNLDVKRGEILGFVGPSGAGKSVLTRTIIGLVPKVAGSIEVFGVDLDSSSTAQRRSVERRWGVLFQQGALFSSLTVRQNIQFPMREYLRVSQRLMDEITLAKLTMVGLKPEVADRFPSELSGGMIKRVALARALSLDPDLVFLDEPTSGLDPIGAGDFDELVRTLQRTLGLTVFMVTHDLDSLYTACDRIAVLGNGKIIAAGSIADMQASQHPWLRQYFHGKRARAVMG, encoded by the coding sequence ATGGCGCAAGAAACTCAAAACGCGATTCAAGATCCGATCATCCGCGTTCGCGACATCACCGTGCAGTTCGGCGCGACGCGCGTGCTCGACGGCCTCAACCTCGATGTCAAGCGCGGCGAAATCCTCGGCTTCGTCGGCCCATCCGGTGCCGGCAAGTCGGTGCTGACGCGCACCATCATCGGCCTCGTGCCGAAGGTCGCGGGCTCCATCGAGGTGTTCGGCGTCGACCTCGATTCCTCCAGCACCGCGCAGCGCCGCAGCGTCGAGCGCCGCTGGGGCGTGCTGTTTCAGCAGGGCGCGTTGTTCTCCTCGTTGACTGTGCGGCAAAATATCCAGTTTCCGATGCGCGAATATCTCCGGGTCTCGCAGCGGTTGATGGACGAGATCACCCTGGCCAAGCTCACCATGGTCGGGCTCAAGCCGGAAGTCGCGGATCGCTTTCCCTCGGAACTGTCGGGCGGCATGATCAAGCGCGTGGCGCTGGCGCGCGCGCTGTCGCTCGATCCCGATCTCGTGTTCCTCGACGAGCCGACCTCGGGCCTCGATCCGATCGGCGCCGGCGATTTCGATGAGCTGGTCAGGACGCTCCAGCGTACTTTGGGCCTGACCGTTTTCATGGTAACGCACGACCTCGACAGCCTTTACACAGCCTGCGACCGCATCGCCGTTTTAGGGAACGGTAAGATCATTGCGGCAGGGTCGATCGCCGACATGCAGGCCTCGCAGCATCCCTGGCTGAGACAATATTTCCACGGCAAGCGCGCCCGTGCGGTGATGGGCTGA
- a CDS encoding MlaE family ABC transporter permease, which yields MSGDPKLERIAKGNALALCATGTWTASFAPVLERMVADAEKLAGGSQSIFIDVSEVAKLDTFGAWLIERLRRSLTQGAVEAQIAGLSANYSSLVDEVRRVRATPVVDSSAVTITGMLEQIGRAVAGVAGTVAGLVDMLGAVLAAGFRVLIHPRSFRLTSTVHHMEQVCWRAVPIIVLITFLIGCIIAQQGIFHFRRFGADIFVVDMLGVLVLREIGVLLVAIMVAGRSGSAYTAELGSMKMREEIDALRTMGFDPIEVLVLPRMLALVLALPILAFLGAMAALYGGGLVAWLYGGVDPEAFLLRLRDAISIDHFIVGIVKAPVMAAVIGIVACVEGLAVQGSAESLGQHTTASVVKGIFFVIVMDGVFAIFFASIGM from the coding sequence TTGAGCGGCGATCCGAAGCTGGAACGGATTGCCAAGGGCAACGCGCTGGCACTCTGCGCCACCGGAACCTGGACCGCGAGCTTCGCGCCGGTCCTGGAGCGGATGGTGGCTGACGCCGAGAAGCTCGCCGGCGGTTCGCAAAGCATCTTCATCGACGTCTCCGAGGTCGCCAAGCTCGACACCTTCGGCGCCTGGCTGATCGAGCGGCTGCGCCGCAGCCTGACCCAGGGCGCCGTCGAGGCGCAGATCGCGGGGCTCTCGGCGAATTATTCGAGCCTCGTGGACGAGGTGCGGCGGGTCAGGGCGACGCCGGTCGTCGACAGCAGCGCGGTCACCATCACCGGCATGCTGGAGCAGATCGGCCGGGCCGTGGCCGGGGTCGCTGGCACGGTTGCGGGCCTCGTCGACATGCTCGGCGCGGTGCTCGCGGCGGGGTTTCGCGTCTTGATCCACCCGCGCTCGTTCCGCCTGACCTCGACCGTGCACCACATGGAGCAGGTCTGCTGGCGCGCGGTGCCGATCATCGTGCTGATCACGTTCCTGATCGGCTGCATTATCGCCCAGCAGGGCATTTTTCATTTCCGCAGGTTCGGCGCCGATATCTTCGTCGTCGACATGCTCGGCGTGTTGGTGCTGCGCGAGATCGGCGTCCTCCTGGTCGCGATCATGGTCGCGGGGCGTTCGGGCAGCGCCTACACGGCCGAGCTCGGCTCGATGAAGATGCGCGAGGAGATCGACGCGCTGCGCACGATGGGTTTCGACCCGATCGAGGTCCTGGTGCTGCCGCGCATGCTGGCGCTGGTGCTGGCGCTGCCGATCCTCGCCTTCCTCGGCGCCATGGCCGCGCTTTATGGCGGCGGCCTCGTCGCCTGGCTCTATGGCGGCGTCGATCCCGAAGCCTTCCTGCTGCGCCTGCGCGACGCCATCTCGATCGACCATTTCATCGTCGGCATCGTCAAAGCGCCGGTGATGGCGGCCGTGATCGGCATCGTCGCCTGCGTCGAGGGGCTCGCCGTGCAGGGCAGCGCGGAATCGCTCGGACAGCACACCACGGCCTCCGTGGTGAAGGGCATCTTCTTCGTCATCGTCATGGACGGCGTGTTCGCCATCTTCTTCGCCTCGATCGGGATGTGA
- the dgcA gene encoding N-acetyl-D-Glu racemase DgcA: MTSSKVPALAARIERFPIAGSFTISRGAKTEAVTVVAEVSRNGLTGRGECVPYPRYGETPEATLAAIQAMQEAVAGGLSREALQAAMPPGAARNALDCALIDLEAKATGLRAWNLLDRPVPGERTTAFTISLGTPGAMAVATARAAHRPLLKIKLGGDGDPERIAAVRKAAPESELIVDANEAWTEANLEQNLAACDAVGVTLVEQPLPAGKDDALARIKRPLAVCADESVHDRPSLAPLRERYDAVNIKLDKTGGLTEALAMADAAQALGFEIMIGCMVATSLSMAPAMLVTPQARFVDLDGPLLLARDRDHGLRYDDSLVYPPESSLWG, translated from the coding sequence ATGACTTCCAGCAAAGTTCCGGCCCTGGCCGCGCGAATCGAGCGCTTTCCCATCGCCGGCAGTTTCACCATCAGCCGGGGCGCCAAGACCGAGGCCGTGACCGTCGTGGCCGAAGTGAGCCGGAACGGCCTCACCGGTCGCGGCGAATGCGTGCCCTATCCCCGCTATGGCGAGACGCCCGAGGCAACCCTTGCCGCCATCCAGGCCATGCAGGAGGCCGTCGCGGGCGGCCTCTCGCGAGAGGCCCTGCAAGCCGCCATGCCGCCCGGAGCGGCCCGCAACGCGCTGGATTGCGCCCTGATCGACCTCGAGGCCAAGGCGACCGGCCTGCGGGCCTGGAACCTGCTGGACCGCCCGGTGCCGGGCGAGCGCACCACCGCCTTCACGATTTCGTTGGGCACCCCCGGGGCCATGGCGGTGGCGACCGCCAGGGCCGCGCACCGGCCATTACTCAAGATCAAGCTCGGCGGCGACGGCGATCCGGAGCGGATCGCGGCGGTTCGCAAGGCCGCCCCCGAATCCGAGTTGATCGTGGATGCCAACGAGGCCTGGACCGAGGCCAATCTGGAGCAGAATCTCGCCGCCTGCGACGCCGTCGGCGTCACCTTGGTCGAGCAGCCGCTGCCGGCCGGGAAGGATGACGCGCTGGCGCGGATCAAACGGCCGCTCGCGGTCTGCGCCGACGAGAGCGTGCATGACCGCCCTTCGCTCGCGCCGCTCCGCGAGCGCTACGACGCCGTGAACATCAAGCTCGACAAGACCGGCGGCCTCACCGAGGCGCTGGCGATGGCCGATGCGGCGCAGGCGCTCGGCTTCGAGATCATGATCGGCTGCATGGTCGCGACATCGCTGTCGATGGCCCCCGCAATGCTGGTGACGCCGCAGGCGCGCTTCGTCGATCTCGACGGCCCGCTGCTGCTCGCGCGCGACCGCGATCACGGCCTGCGCTATGACGACAGCCTGGTCTATCCGCCGGAGTCCTCGCTCTGGGGATGA
- a CDS encoding MFS transporter, whose protein sequence is MAGESQIPTQAAVKRRFAVSLALFYSAVFAVSGTHLPFFPLWLKAIGIDASWIGLINALPAITRFTTLPQITALAERRHAIRAGMMVSVLATAIGFTAVGLQQQPLALFLIYALTCMMWTPTTPLTDAYALRGVARYGLDYGPLRLWGSAAFAAGSLACGFLVDHIAARDLIWIIVAWAVVAVAASLLLQPLDDVRRRTTETHAGKALLRDGGFWAVIASAALIQGSHVAYYTFSAINWQLHGFGGLTIAGLWTLGVIAEIIVFALSPRFSLHPSTLIAIGGASAVVRWIVTAQEPPLALLVIVQLGHGLTFGMTIVGTMNLLVQRVPSHQIARGQGYYAACNGLLGAATSIASGAIYARIGDSLYYVMAAMAAAGALVIWSARHRLKAHPQSEDSGG, encoded by the coding sequence ATGGCAGGCGAATCACAAATCCCCACGCAAGCCGCCGTGAAGCGGCGATTCGCCGTGAGTCTGGCGCTGTTCTATTCGGCGGTCTTCGCGGTGTCGGGCACGCATCTGCCGTTCTTTCCGCTCTGGCTGAAGGCGATCGGCATCGACGCAAGCTGGATCGGCCTCATCAACGCGCTGCCGGCGATCACGCGCTTCACCACGCTGCCGCAGATCACCGCCCTTGCCGAAAGGCGACATGCCATTCGCGCCGGCATGATGGTGTCGGTGCTGGCAACCGCGATCGGGTTCACGGCGGTCGGATTGCAGCAGCAGCCGCTGGCGCTGTTCCTGATCTATGCGCTGACCTGCATGATGTGGACGCCGACGACCCCGCTGACCGATGCCTATGCGTTGCGCGGCGTCGCCCGCTACGGGCTCGATTACGGACCGTTGCGGCTGTGGGGCTCGGCGGCCTTCGCCGCGGGCTCGCTCGCCTGCGGCTTTCTCGTCGACCACATCGCGGCGCGCGATCTGATCTGGATCATCGTCGCGTGGGCCGTCGTTGCGGTCGCCGCCAGCCTGCTGCTGCAGCCGCTCGACGATGTCAGGCGAAGGACGACGGAGACGCATGCCGGCAAGGCCTTGCTGCGCGATGGCGGCTTCTGGGCCGTCATCGCCTCGGCCGCGCTGATCCAGGGCAGCCACGTCGCCTATTACACGTTCTCGGCCATCAACTGGCAGCTCCACGGCTTCGGCGGGCTGACGATCGCAGGCCTCTGGACGCTGGGCGTGATCGCCGAGATCATCGTCTTCGCGCTGTCGCCGCGGTTTTCGCTGCATCCGTCCACGCTGATCGCGATCGGCGGCGCGAGCGCCGTGGTGCGCTGGATCGTCACCGCGCAGGAGCCGCCGCTCGCGCTGCTCGTGATCGTGCAGCTGGGCCACGGCCTCACCTTCGGCATGACCATCGTCGGCACCATGAACCTGCTGGTGCAGCGCGTGCCATCGCATCAGATCGCGCGGGGGCAGGGCTATTATGCCGCCTGCAACGGGTTGCTGGGTGCAGCGACATCGATCGCGTCAGGTGCGATCTACGCCCGCATCGGCGACAGCTTGTACTACGTCATGGCCGCGATGGCCGCGGCCGGCGCGCTGGTGATCTGGTCGGCGCGGCATCGACTCAAGGCTCATCCCCAGAGCGAGGACTCCGGCGGATAG